From Echinicola soli, a single genomic window includes:
- a CDS encoding RagB/SusD family nutrient uptake outer membrane protein — protein MNNVRLSLIYIALFFALSSCESFLEEENRQTLTNENAFSNSQVFDQMVAHAYAKLRTAISFTDPDLYGTDLVTRNSPVIGVDQLNDYVNFSATNWPVTNYWSNYFQVVTAANVVISRLPEITGVAQEESSVGLAEAKFLRALAYFRLVEHFGDLPIVLEEITTATTQFTRESEQVVYQQILQDLDGAISALPESRAEYGRATNAAARHLKAKVLLTRGYKDFGSSEDFSKAAELVEAVMDHHPLEPSFSNVVDIENQRNDEVIFAMLFGGDPQSIGTGNYRHKYFKFDYDVYPGMERTALYNQGLGNTLTPYYFSLYQQEDQRAQESFRRVIYALVDDQEAGIAKGDTAIYFPVNSWSEQDKAAKKYAVINPDEYFTNDGYTMVHYPMFKKFDDPEVTYSAAGREPKGERDAVVFRSAETLLIGAEAHYKLGELEKAAGLLNILRNRAGIEVPLVAGDINLDFILDESARELMGETSRWMDLKRTNKLVERVLEHNPHAALNQAIRPHHLLRPIPQSEIDLSNNSLSQNEGYLF, from the coding sequence ATGAATAATGTAAGATTATCCCTGATATATATTGCCCTGTTCTTTGCTTTAAGTTCCTGCGAAAGCTTTCTGGAAGAAGAAAACCGGCAAACCTTGACCAATGAAAATGCTTTCAGCAATTCACAGGTCTTTGACCAAATGGTTGCACATGCCTATGCAAAGCTGAGAACAGCCATTTCCTTTACCGATCCGGATTTATATGGAACAGATTTGGTTACCAGGAATTCGCCCGTAATAGGAGTAGACCAACTCAATGACTACGTTAATTTTTCAGCTACTAACTGGCCGGTAACCAACTACTGGTCCAATTATTTCCAGGTGGTCACGGCGGCCAATGTAGTCATCTCCAGGCTTCCGGAAATAACGGGGGTGGCCCAGGAGGAAAGCTCCGTAGGCTTGGCCGAAGCAAAGTTCCTGAGAGCACTTGCCTATTTCAGGTTGGTCGAACATTTCGGTGATTTGCCCATAGTCCTTGAGGAAATTACGACGGCTACCACACAATTTACAAGGGAAAGTGAACAAGTAGTTTACCAGCAGATTCTTCAGGATCTCGATGGTGCCATATCTGCATTGCCCGAAAGTAGGGCGGAATATGGAAGGGCCACTAATGCTGCTGCACGGCACTTAAAGGCAAAGGTACTGTTGACAAGGGGCTATAAGGATTTCGGCAGCTCTGAGGATTTCAGCAAAGCAGCGGAGCTGGTAGAAGCAGTAATGGACCACCACCCGCTGGAACCTTCCTTTTCCAATGTCGTGGATATCGAAAACCAACGAAATGATGAAGTCATCTTTGCCATGTTGTTTGGTGGTGACCCCCAATCCATCGGAACGGGAAATTACAGGCACAAGTATTTTAAGTTCGATTATGATGTATATCCAGGGATGGAAAGGACAGCCCTTTACAACCAAGGATTGGGGAATACCCTTACCCCTTACTATTTCAGTTTGTACCAACAGGAGGATCAGAGGGCACAGGAATCATTCAGGAGGGTCATCTATGCGCTAGTGGATGACCAGGAAGCAGGAATTGCCAAAGGGGATACCGCTATTTATTTTCCAGTAAATAGTTGGTCCGAACAGGATAAGGCAGCCAAAAAGTATGCAGTCATCAATCCTGATGAGTATTTCACCAACGATGGGTATACCATGGTTCACTATCCTATGTTCAAGAAGTTCGATGATCCGGAGGTGACCTATTCTGCGGCCGGAAGAGAACCCAAGGGGGAGAGGGACGCTGTTGTGTTTAGGTCAGCAGAGACCTTGTTGATCGGAGCTGAAGCCCACTATAAGCTAGGGGAACTAGAAAAGGCTGCAGGTTTGCTTAATATCCTTAGAAACCGAGCAGGGATTGAAGTTCCTCTGGTTGCGGGGGACATAAACCTTGATTTCATTTTGGATGAAAGTGCCCGGGAGTTGATGGGAGAAACTAGTCGGTGGATGGATTTAAAAAGAACCAACAAGTTGGTTGAAAGGGTGTTGGAGCACAATCCTCATGCAGCGCTGAACCAGGCCATCAGGCCTCATCATCTATTAAGACCAATCCCCCAGAGTGAAATTGACCTGAGCAATAACAGTTTAAGCCAAAATGAAGGTTATCTTTTCTAA
- a CDS encoding dihydrofolate reductase family protein, which produces MNKLILETQISIDGYIADENGGTGWMVWNWGSDWNWDKDLQAYHTSLHKSVTSILISSQMAQEGFNAHWKQVAQDPTDTRFEFSNHIANSKKFVVTRTLTTETEIPGGWQNVTILKDNLEDDISNLKSHNNGNIIVYGGATLVSSLINSNLIDEFHLIINPIALGQGLPIFKKLTNLKMVNSIPFECGIIVNHYKTEI; this is translated from the coding sequence ATGAACAAACTAATTCTAGAAACCCAAATAAGCATTGACGGATATATCGCAGACGAAAATGGCGGTACAGGTTGGATGGTATGGAATTGGGGATCAGATTGGAACTGGGATAAAGACCTACAAGCTTATCATACAAGTCTACATAAATCGGTTACCAGTATTCTGATAAGCAGTCAAATGGCACAAGAGGGGTTTAATGCTCATTGGAAACAAGTAGCACAAGACCCGACAGATACCAGGTTTGAATTTTCCAACCATATTGCAAATTCAAAAAAATTTGTGGTGACCAGAACGTTGACTACGGAAACCGAAATTCCTGGTGGTTGGCAAAATGTAACCATTCTGAAAGATAATTTAGAAGATGATATTTCAAATTTGAAAAGCCACAACAATGGAAATATTATCGTTTATGGTGGTGCTACACTTGTGTCCTCGCTAATAAACTCAAACCTGATAGACGAATTTCATTTGATAATAAATCCTATAGCATTAGGGCAAGGTTTGCCTATTTTCAAGAAACTGACAAATCTAAAAATGGTAAACTCAATACCATTTGAGTGCGGTATTATCGTCAATCATTACAAAACAGAAATATAG
- a CDS encoding RNA polymerase sigma factor, with protein MGCNDEQLVRELQEGSEMALGKLMERYIDSLCRFSYSITGQQELAEEAVSDTFVKLWNGRERLQIRTSVRGYLYRAVRNVTLDLLRKEGKHCHLQEVDEDALGTIDDPFKELFYSELEAQIDQLINTLPEQRAIIFRMNRLEGLKYREIADILNISVHTVQNQMVAAVQKMTEYLPYFKLVMYVLYVNGL; from the coding sequence ATGGGATGTAATGATGAGCAATTGGTCCGGGAGCTACAGGAGGGAAGCGAAATGGCATTGGGGAAACTCATGGAGCGCTATATTGATTCGCTTTGTCGCTTTAGCTATTCGATTACCGGACAACAGGAATTGGCCGAAGAGGCCGTCTCGGACACTTTTGTCAAGCTCTGGAATGGCCGTGAGCGTTTGCAGATAAGGACATCTGTAAGGGGATACCTTTACCGTGCCGTAAGGAACGTGACATTGGATCTGTTAAGAAAAGAAGGGAAGCATTGCCACCTGCAGGAAGTGGACGAAGATGCCTTGGGAACGATCGATGATCCTTTCAAGGAATTGTTTTACAGCGAGCTCGAAGCCCAAATCGACCAATTGATCAATACCCTTCCCGAGCAACGTGCCATTATCTTCCGGATGAACAGGCTCGAAGGGCTCAAATACAGGGAAATAGCCGATATTTTAAATATTTCGGTACATACGGTCCAAAACCAAATGGTAGCGGCAGTACAAAAGATGACCGAATACCTTCCCTATTTCAAATTGGTAATGTATGTCCTATATGTTAACGGTCTCTGA
- a CDS encoding FecR family protein, producing MENKHFWILVTRYLSNESTLEENEELQDLVASNPTYKNKFEQAAEAWSRTKQPRSHGIDPEKIKKRVFEKTTKSKGLERRWLSWKSVKLAAGIVILFVLSMVCWINLPEGTSPIPVLTQVTENGQKTTLTLGDGTVVRLNSGSRLTYPSQFSDSVRRVTLEGEAFFEVMKDSARPFRISTGDLTTTVLGTSFNISTFDPDLTRVTVKSGKVMVADASGKDRESLYLLPGEQAVYHTVTSQLFKREVDLETYMGWKDGIITLDQVSLGEAVETLERWYGVAISFENPAIAHCRISGKYNNDKLVNILENLVFVLDMDYQFIDRRQIMITGQPCP from the coding sequence ATGGAAAACAAACATTTCTGGATATTGGTGACCAGGTACCTGTCAAATGAATCGACGCTCGAAGAAAATGAGGAGTTACAGGATCTAGTGGCCTCAAATCCAACTTATAAAAATAAATTTGAGCAGGCTGCCGAAGCGTGGAGCAGGACAAAGCAGCCCCGGTCACATGGTATCGATCCTGAAAAAATTAAAAAAAGGGTTTTTGAAAAAACTACCAAAAGTAAGGGCCTGGAAAGACGATGGCTTTCATGGAAATCGGTAAAGTTGGCTGCCGGGATTGTCATATTGTTTGTGTTGTCAATGGTATGTTGGATAAACCTTCCTGAAGGCACTTCGCCAATTCCGGTATTGACCCAAGTGACGGAAAATGGACAGAAAACCACCCTTACCTTGGGTGATGGTACAGTGGTCCGTCTTAATTCGGGAAGCCGATTGACATATCCATCACAGTTTTCGGACTCTGTGCGAAGGGTCACTTTGGAGGGGGAGGCTTTTTTTGAAGTAATGAAAGATTCAGCAAGGCCTTTCCGGATCAGTACCGGAGATCTTACCACTACGGTACTGGGGACTTCTTTTAACATTTCCACCTTTGATCCAGACCTCACAAGGGTAACGGTAAAATCAGGAAAGGTCATGGTAGCGGACGCGTCGGGAAAAGACCGGGAATCATTATACTTATTGCCGGGAGAGCAAGCCGTTTATCATACGGTGACCTCCCAGCTATTTAAGCGGGAAGTGGACTTGGAAACCTATATGGGATGGAAGGATGGTATCATCACCCTTGACCAAGTCAGTTTAGGAGAAGCCGTGGAAACCCTGGAGAGATGGTATGGGGTTGCCATATCATTTGAAAATCCGGCCATAGCCCATTGCCGCATCAGTGGGAAATACAACAACGATAAACTGGTCAATATATTGGAAAACCTGGTGTTTGTCCTGGACATGGATTACCAATTTATTGATCGACGCCAAATTATGATCACGGGTCAACCATGCCCTTAA
- a CDS encoding dihydrofolate reductase family protein, which yields MRKLSLFIATSLDGFIAGPNDDLSFLASVEKEGEDYGYAEFTARVDTIIVGRKTYDYVLRTIGPGHYDNGDRDVYVITRKARPNEGKVTFYSADLTELVKSLKSRNGKHIYCDGGAEVIDELLKNDLIDEMIISVVPILVGEGTRLFKEGRPEQTLELVNAKNFDTGLVQLMYKRKGS from the coding sequence ATGAGAAAATTATCATTGTTTATTGCCACCAGTTTGGATGGGTTTATTGCCGGACCAAATGACGACCTGAGTTTTTTGGCCTCAGTAGAAAAGGAAGGGGAAGATTATGGCTATGCTGAATTCACAGCAAGGGTAGATACGATCATTGTCGGAAGAAAGACCTATGATTATGTCTTGAGGACCATAGGTCCCGGCCACTATGATAATGGAGACAGGGATGTCTATGTCATCACCAGGAAGGCCAGGCCAAATGAAGGAAAGGTGACATTTTATTCAGCAGATCTCACGGAACTGGTAAAAAGCCTGAAAAGCAGAAACGGAAAGCATATCTATTGTGACGGCGGTGCCGAGGTCATTGATGAACTGTTGAAGAATGACCTGATAGATGAAATGATTATTTCCGTTGTGCCTATATTGGTCGGAGAAGGAACAAGGCTGTTCAAGGAGGGCAGGCCTGAACAAACACTTGAACTGGTAAACGCCAAAAATTTTGATACAGGCCTTGTCCAGTTGATGTACAAACGGAAGGGATCATGA
- a CDS encoding SusC/RagA family TonB-linked outer membrane protein, which produces MKANLMKILMIISKQTLYLFVLQVISLQVILASPGSGQSLSEVSVSLGLERARLVDVFREIERKTDFVFLYPEQLEHSTQTVDLANGEQKLSDLLKDLANHYGLKFKQINHTIGVSLDRSKTPEKSMVVQERSVEGKVVDHRTGEPLPGATILVKGTDRGTITDLDGNFSIKLPDGHRKLLISFIGYMSHEVQVGNQEFLNVQLEPDAAALDEVVVIGYGEVDKKDLTGSVASMDSEEIKKTNKVNAFQSLQGQLPGVDIQSTGNKPGDGFNIRIRGNNTINSNVSDAGYSPGQNPLFIVDGVFVTDISFINPTDIERMDVLKDASATAIYGARGSSGVVIITTKTGSKGEVNYQYDNYIGFRQAYNTPRIFEGEEFVQFFKDAAVGTRHATGNLDYGQEDVVLSDYLRPNELKNIREGNYVNWPDLIQQNGLQMNHTLSASGGTDKVVYGFGFGYTRDEGTFPGEDLERFNLRSNLTFNISKYLSFDYSGYLTHSIRNLGSQEGFRSAYRLRPTGDAYDDQGNLKFFPIDGETFITNPLFEPSGILEEFKNLNFIGNFGITLKPIEGLKIVSRYSPNLFYERYGQFRGINTKSSSMDPARRRAYWNTSNLYSYTWDNILTYGHNFNDRHQVDLTLISSSWMDRYELHETEVRNFNTDEFLFYNQGIASDIRKLDNSLTKETIQSFTGRINYILDDKYVFTATGRYDGASKLSAKNKWAFFPSAAFAWRIGDEDFMKSQQVVSDLKVRLSYGQTGNTGTGGGLRPLGSQSNIGFGFTNLGDQPTRTAYVTNLANQDLTWERTSEVNLGIDFGLLGNRIYGSIDLYDRNTSDLILYRNLPIVSGHGGVFENVGEVRNRGIELALNSVNIDKGGFKWTTSLNFATNHNELTSLYGGLEELPPFANHIHRVGEPVGSVYTYQADGIWQTHELEEAREMGQQPGQVRVKDLDDDGVITEADRTTIGSVQPDWTGGITNTFNYKGFDLSFFVFTRQGVTSGSWFHRSHAWDGDRSPARFNGLKTNYWTPDNPSQEWFQPGNGGPYQEVVVFQDVSFVKVGYITLGHTFKTDFINKLGVKSLRLYATAQNPFIFTPYEGWDPETADRNTYRAAFLSRSFLGGLNIQF; this is translated from the coding sequence ATGAAAGCAAATTTAATGAAAATTTTGATGATTATATCAAAACAAACCCTCTACTTGTTTGTACTGCAGGTGATCAGTCTGCAGGTAATACTGGCCTCTCCGGGAAGTGGCCAGTCACTGTCTGAGGTCAGTGTGAGCCTTGGCCTGGAACGTGCGCGTTTAGTGGACGTTTTCAGGGAGATTGAACGGAAGACGGATTTTGTCTTTCTCTATCCTGAGCAACTTGAGCATTCTACGCAGACGGTAGACCTGGCTAACGGGGAGCAGAAGCTTTCCGACCTGTTAAAAGATTTGGCCAATCATTATGGCCTTAAATTCAAGCAGATCAACCACACGATAGGAGTTTCCCTTGACCGTTCCAAAACCCCGGAGAAATCAATGGTGGTCCAGGAAAGGTCTGTGGAGGGGAAAGTTGTTGATCATAGGACAGGGGAACCCTTGCCCGGTGCGACAATTCTGGTAAAGGGAACCGACCGCGGTACGATAACGGACCTGGACGGTAATTTTTCCATAAAGCTTCCGGATGGACATAGAAAATTATTGATCAGCTTTATAGGGTACATGTCCCATGAGGTACAGGTGGGAAACCAAGAATTCCTGAACGTTCAATTGGAGCCTGATGCTGCTGCTTTGGACGAAGTGGTGGTTATCGGTTATGGGGAAGTGGACAAAAAGGACTTGACCGGATCGGTGGCTTCCATGGACAGCGAGGAGATCAAGAAAACCAATAAGGTAAATGCCTTTCAGTCCTTACAGGGACAGCTTCCGGGTGTGGATATACAAAGCACGGGTAACAAGCCCGGAGATGGTTTTAATATCCGGATCAGGGGAAACAACACCATCAATAGCAACGTATCCGATGCAGGTTACAGCCCTGGGCAGAACCCACTCTTTATTGTGGACGGCGTATTTGTTACCGATATATCATTTATCAATCCCACCGATATCGAGAGGATGGACGTACTGAAGGATGCTTCTGCCACGGCCATATACGGTGCCAGGGGCTCAAGTGGTGTGGTCATTATTACCACCAAAACCGGAAGCAAAGGCGAAGTCAATTACCAGTACGACAATTATATTGGTTTCAGACAGGCATACAATACACCTAGAATATTTGAGGGCGAAGAGTTTGTGCAGTTTTTTAAGGATGCGGCCGTCGGTACGCGTCATGCAACGGGAAACCTGGACTATGGTCAGGAGGATGTGGTGTTGTCCGATTACCTTAGACCTAATGAACTTAAGAATATCAGGGAGGGTAATTACGTCAATTGGCCGGATCTTATCCAGCAGAACGGCCTTCAAATGAACCATACCTTGAGTGCTTCCGGAGGTACCGATAAAGTGGTCTATGGATTTGGGTTTGGCTATACCCGGGACGAAGGAACCTTTCCCGGGGAAGACCTGGAAAGGTTTAACCTTCGCAGTAACCTTACCTTTAATATCAGCAAATACTTGAGTTTTGATTACAGTGGTTACCTGACCCATTCCATCAGAAACCTGGGCAGCCAAGAGGGGTTTCGAAGCGCCTATAGGTTGCGCCCTACCGGTGATGCATATGACGATCAGGGTAACCTTAAGTTTTTTCCCATCGATGGGGAGACGTTTATCACCAACCCCTTGTTCGAGCCTTCTGGTATATTGGAAGAGTTTAAAAACCTGAATTTCATAGGGAACTTTGGCATTACCCTGAAACCCATCGAGGGATTGAAAATTGTCAGCCGGTACAGCCCCAACCTGTTTTATGAGCGCTATGGGCAGTTCAGAGGGATCAATACCAAATCCTCGTCTATGGATCCCGCCAGAAGACGGGCCTATTGGAACACCAGTAACCTGTATTCTTATACTTGGGATAATATCCTTACCTATGGTCACAATTTCAACGACCGTCACCAAGTGGACCTTACGCTGATTTCTTCCTCGTGGATGGATCGGTATGAACTGCATGAAACAGAAGTGAGAAACTTCAACACCGACGAGTTTTTGTTTTACAACCAGGGCATTGCCTCGGACATCCGTAAGCTGGACAACAGCCTGACCAAGGAGACTATCCAATCCTTTACGGGCAGGATCAATTATATCCTTGATGACAAGTATGTTTTTACCGCTACAGGGCGTTATGACGGGGCTTCGAAGTTGTCTGCCAAGAATAAATGGGCTTTTTTCCCATCTGCAGCATTTGCTTGGAGGATCGGGGATGAGGATTTTATGAAAAGCCAGCAGGTGGTTTCGGACTTAAAGGTTAGACTGAGCTATGGCCAGACAGGTAATACAGGAACGGGCGGGGGACTTAGGCCTTTGGGGTCCCAGTCCAACATTGGTTTTGGCTTCACCAACCTGGGAGACCAGCCTACAAGAACTGCTTATGTGACCAATCTCGCCAATCAAGACCTGACTTGGGAGCGTACTTCTGAAGTCAATCTTGGTATTGATTTTGGATTGCTGGGAAATAGGATTTATGGCTCGATTGACCTGTATGACAGAAATACATCAGACCTTATCCTGTATCGTAACCTCCCCATTGTCAGTGGTCATGGTGGCGTGTTCGAGAATGTTGGGGAAGTAAGGAACAGGGGCATAGAACTCGCCCTAAATTCGGTTAATATTGATAAGGGGGGCTTTAAATGGACTACCTCCCTCAACTTTGCCACCAACCATAATGAACTGACCAGCCTTTATGGTGGGCTTGAGGAATTGCCACCCTTTGCCAATCATATACACAGGGTGGGAGAGCCTGTCGGTTCGGTATATACCTATCAGGCAGACGGTATTTGGCAAACACATGAGCTGGAAGAAGCCAGGGAAATGGGCCAACAGCCTGGCCAGGTCAGGGTGAAGGACCTTGATGATGACGGTGTCATCACAGAGGCGGACAGGACCACTATCGGTTCGGTACAACCGGATTGGACAGGCGGCATTACCAACACTTTCAATTATAAAGGGTTCGATCTTTCCTTCTTTGTCTTTACCCGACAAGGGGTAACTTCAGGCAGTTGGTTCCACCGTTCCCATGCTTGGGACGGGGACAGGAGTCCCGCAAGGTTCAACGGCCTAAAGACCAATTATTGGACCCCGGATAATCCTTCCCAGGAGTGGTTCCAGCCAGGAAACGGAGGACCTTACCAGGAAGTGGTTGTTTTTCAGGACGTGAGCTTTGTCAAGGTGGGCTACATTACCCTCGGTCACACGTTCAAAACTGATTTCATCAATAAACTCGGCGTCAAAAGCCTCAGGTTGTATGCCACTGCCCAGAACCCTTTTATTTTCACCCCATACGAAGGATGGGATCCTGAAACGGCTGACCGAAATACTTATCGGGCAGCTTTTCTTTCGAGATCTTTCCTGGGTGGGCTGAATATCCAGTTCTGA
- a CDS encoding SIR2 family NAD-dependent protein deacylase, with protein MEKKKLVALTGAGISAESGIKTFRDSNGLWEGHDVMEVATPEGWRKNKKLVLDFYNQRRKQSLEVEPNGAHYGLAALEKDFDVTIVTQNVDNLHERAGSSNVIHLHGELSKAQSTLDPALVYELDHWEIKLGDKCEKGSQLRPFIVWFGEMVPMMKSAAIAAQEADIFAVIGTSMLVYPAAGLIQYTSQDIPKYIIDVKIPDIGHVSNLITIEDIASLGVSKMMSMIKA; from the coding sequence ATGGAGAAAAAGAAACTGGTAGCATTAACCGGTGCGGGCATATCCGCAGAGAGCGGGATAAAAACCTTCAGAGACAGTAACGGACTATGGGAGGGGCATGATGTCATGGAAGTAGCTACTCCAGAAGGCTGGCGAAAAAACAAGAAACTGGTACTGGACTTTTATAACCAACGCAGAAAACAATCCCTAGAAGTCGAACCCAATGGTGCCCACTATGGTTTGGCAGCGCTAGAAAAGGACTTTGATGTCACCATCGTCACCCAAAACGTAGACAATCTCCACGAACGGGCCGGATCCTCCAATGTCATTCACCTCCATGGTGAATTATCAAAAGCTCAAAGTACATTGGATCCTGCACTGGTCTATGAACTGGACCATTGGGAAATTAAACTTGGCGACAAATGTGAAAAAGGAAGTCAATTAAGGCCGTTCATCGTTTGGTTTGGGGAGATGGTACCCATGATGAAATCAGCAGCTATAGCAGCCCAGGAAGCGGATATTTTTGCCGTCATCGGCACATCTATGCTTGTATATCCTGCGGCTGGTCTGATTCAATATACCTCACAAGACATTCCCAAGTATATCATTGACGTCAAAATCCCGGATATAGGTCATGTCTCTAATTTAATTACCATAGAAGATATAGCCAGTTTAGGTGTTAGTAAGATGATGTCAATGATAAAAGCATAA
- the istA gene encoding IS21 family transposase yields MSQIKQLIILNKQGKGIKTIARMLGMSKNTVKAYLVKLEKLLGQTGTSLTIDDLLALEEPEIHSRFHPGNPSYKDPRYDHFKMRLEYFRKELKRTGVTRALLWEEYRQSHPDGYSYSQFCHHLDQHDLARSKPTMVLDHQPGEKLYIDFAGKTIDYIDRETGEVISCQFFVACLPCSDYAFAMAVPSQRIADFLHALACCLEHLGGVPSLLVPDNLKSAVNKADKYEPDINRALEDFANHYGTAVLPARVRKPQDKALVENQVNMLYSRVYAKLRNMQFFDLYALNQAIKMRIRAHNQTRMQRKPYCREEKFLADEKPLLGKLPEDRFELRYHALLTVAKNNHVYLARDKQYYSVPYTLIGKKVKVVYTRSMFYVYHEGKKVAVHARSTKGGYSTVEDHLCSQHRHYRDRSPEYYRELARKKSAVLYQYVSLLFEQNRYPEQLYRTCDGLLALSRKSDPDTFDRACKIAMDHQVYSYGFIRNILENNMAYEQPDTTQKALPKHDNVRGKEYYDQQKLQF; encoded by the coding sequence ATGAGTCAGATAAAACAATTGATCATTCTCAACAAGCAGGGCAAAGGGATCAAGACCATTGCCCGAATGCTTGGCATGAGCAAGAATACCGTAAAAGCCTACCTGGTCAAGCTGGAAAAGCTGCTGGGGCAGACAGGTACGAGCCTAACCATAGATGATCTGCTCGCCCTTGAAGAGCCGGAGATCCATTCCCGTTTCCATCCTGGCAACCCTTCCTATAAGGATCCCCGGTACGATCATTTTAAAATGCGTCTTGAATATTTTCGTAAAGAGCTGAAGCGTACCGGGGTTACCAGGGCACTTTTATGGGAAGAATACAGACAGTCCCATCCGGATGGTTACAGCTACTCACAGTTCTGCCATCACCTTGACCAGCATGATCTTGCCCGATCAAAACCAACTATGGTACTTGATCATCAGCCCGGGGAAAAGCTTTATATTGATTTTGCCGGCAAAACGATTGACTACATAGACCGGGAAACCGGAGAAGTCATTTCCTGCCAGTTTTTTGTGGCCTGCCTGCCCTGTTCGGACTATGCTTTTGCCATGGCCGTGCCCAGCCAGCGTATAGCTGATTTTCTCCATGCCCTGGCCTGCTGCCTGGAACATTTGGGCGGAGTCCCTTCCCTGCTGGTCCCTGACAACCTGAAGTCAGCAGTGAACAAGGCCGACAAGTACGAACCGGATATCAACCGGGCACTGGAAGACTTTGCCAATCATTACGGTACGGCTGTCCTGCCGGCAAGGGTCAGAAAGCCTCAGGACAAGGCCCTGGTCGAGAACCAGGTCAACATGCTCTACTCCAGAGTATATGCCAAGCTGAGGAACATGCAGTTCTTTGACCTTTATGCACTCAACCAGGCCATTAAAATGCGGATCAGGGCACATAACCAGACACGGATGCAGCGCAAGCCCTACTGCCGGGAAGAGAAGTTTTTGGCCGATGAAAAACCCCTGTTGGGAAAACTTCCCGAGGACCGGTTTGAGCTACGGTACCATGCCTTGCTGACTGTGGCAAAAAACAACCATGTTTACCTGGCAAGGGACAAGCAATATTACAGTGTCCCGTATACCCTTATTGGCAAGAAAGTGAAGGTAGTCTACACCAGGTCTATGTTCTATGTGTACCATGAAGGTAAAAAGGTAGCCGTCCATGCCAGAAGCACCAAGGGCGGCTATTCTACCGTTGAAGACCATCTGTGTTCCCAGCACAGGCATTACAGGGATAGGAGCCCTGAATACTACCGGGAGCTTGCCCGTAAAAAATCAGCAGTTCTTTATCAATATGTATCCTTGCTGTTTGAGCAGAACCGGTATCCCGAGCAGCTTTACAGAACCTGTGATGGCTTACTGGCCTTAAGCAGGAAGTCCGACCCGGATACCTTTGACAGGGCCTGCAAAATAGCCATGGATCACCAGGTCTATTCTTATGGGTTTATCAGGAACATCCTTGAAAACAACATGGCCTATGAACAGCCCGATACTACACAAAAAGCCCTGCCCAAACACGACAATGTCCGGGGCAAGGAATATTACGACCAACAGAAACTCCAATTTTAA